In Glandiceps talaboti chromosome 6, keGlaTala1.1, whole genome shotgun sequence, one DNA window encodes the following:
- the LOC144436344 gene encoding adhesion G protein-coupled receptor L3-like has translation MISIVCLVICLMTFICFKNIQSDRLTIHKNLCLSLLVAEVLFMAGISQTKRQLMCTIFAVFLHYSFLAVFSWMGLEGIQLYFMLITVFKTGHSRRKYFYLLGYGVPAVIVLTSVIIDHFLYGFRGYGTEWYCWLNTKWGFIWAFVGPICFVILVNIIFLVMTFVVMCRHPTSPTHREDSKMANLRVWLKASCALLCLLGVTWVFGMMYVDSSTMVMAYIFTILNSLQGIFIFIFHCLMDEKIIKEYKRCFQQGRCCPCCDQYSLVNSSNQLATKSTISTKKAGLYNTSTANEKRLSVSSTGKNILDPSVRYTPANQEDQKGTNSTDDINDASSSDKVKFSNLQDKLDINDDDGGDTVQHDNTPDQRRSDFEPSTHKNKSDSQLSHPGQQKERRKNDKIFTWSMPDLVPKSDTFVVLTSVRKGCSDSNINQPSTLLKKRLEAETSI, from the exons ATGATCTCAATTGTCTGCCTTGTTATCTGTCTTATGACATTTATATGTTTCAA AAATATACAGTCTGACAGACTAACAATCCATAAAAACTTGTGTTTGAGTTTACTGGTTGCTGAAGTATTATTTATGGCAGGTATCTCCCAAACAAAGAGACAG CTAATGTGTACAATATTTGCAGTATTCCTGCACTATTCATTCCTAGCAGTATTTTCCTGGATGGGTTTAGAAGGCATTCAGTTGTATTTCATGCTAATTACAGTATTTAAGACAGGACACTCAAGAAGGAAGTATTTTTATCTTTTGGGATATG GTGTTCCAGCTGTCATTGTTTTAACTTCAGTTATAATTGACCATTTCTTATATGGGTTCAGAGGTTATGGCACAGAATGGTA TTGCTGGTTGAACACAAAATGGGGTTTTATCTGGGCATTTGTTGGTCCCATCTGTTTTGTTATCTTG gtaaatataatatttcttgTAATGACCTTTGTTGTCATGTGTAGACACCCTACATCACCAACTCATAGAGAGGACAGCAAAATGGCCAATTTGAG AGTGTGGCTAAAAGCATCATGTGCACTGCTATGTTTACTTGGTGTTACCTGGGTGTTTGGAATGATGTATGTTGACTCTAGCACTATGGTCATGGCTTATATCTTCACCATCCTAAACTCGCTGCaaggaattttcattttcatatttcattgctTAATGGATGAAAAg ATCATTAAAGAATACAAGAGATGTTTTCAACAAGGTCGCTGTTGTCCATGTTGTGATCAATATTCTCTTGTGAACTCCTCAAATCAACTGGCAACCAAATCCACCATCTCAACAAAG AAAGCAGGCTTGTACAACACCTCTACTGCAAATGAAAAAAGACTGTCAGTGTCATCAACTGGTAAAAACATTC TTGATCCCAGTGTGAGGTATACTCCTGCCAACCAAGAAGATCAAAAAGGAACCAATTCAACAGATGATATCAATGATGCATCATCATCAGACAAAGTAAAATTTAGTAATCTACAGGACAAGCTTGatataaatgatgatgatggtggtgacaCTGTACAACATGATAACACTCCTGACCAGAGAAGATCTGACTTTGAACCATCAACTCACAAGAATAAAAGTGACTCTCAACTGTCACACCCTGGTCAACAGAAAGAACGTCGGAAAAACGATAAGATTTTCACTTGGAGCATGCCTGATCTAGTACCAAAAAGTGATACATTTGTTGTTTTGACCAGTGTGAGAAAGGGGTGTAGTGATTCTAACATTAACCAGCCCTCAACACTGTTAAAAAAGCGATTGGAAGCAGAGACTTCTATTTAA
- the LOC144437029 gene encoding adhesion G protein-coupled receptor L2-like gives MKESEELEDEGESSRSETSDSISSIDYGEDLHKTACEKENMEIVCDEDGVIEILMANYGRLDTQTCPRRRVTTVQDTNCRADSSYEVVADRCNGQSRCRVPVNNGIFQGDPCPGTVKYLEVTYRCDHGQANSSPIKFSTSATINRTTLNTTPRTPTMQVTSHGIYTSPTVQDIEKAPEKSTTKQTTTNRSGLHCQAVRNRDIDWPMTITGEITRVKCPDGLNGTAWWSCEGIPARWTPSTGPNLSQCKSPWVTAMYEKLQSIETIDDVIETTDILVSETDSKKKLYGGDVVRCLDIINQLPKMLPELLESLGREERLEFVTDTIQSITASGSNLLAIEHTNAWKDLQNELTQEATKLLTGMESNGFLLADELPEGRNTQASQNILMEVENFDQEKNSEVKFPRKNSKSTNDDWKMVSDSISLPYESVKARSDNGTAKLVFLIYNHIGQFLNGDSFDDNTTDNATRLVNTRVISASINSMHSPTKLAEPAIIVFQHENANRTNPACSFWNYTLDGEGEWSEYGCETVESNETHTVCACSHLTNFAVLVDVHGTKV, from the exons ATGAAAGAATCAGAAGAATTGGAAGACGAAGGAGAATCATCACGATCAGAAACATCTGATTCAATTTCATCGATAGACTACGGAGAGGATCTCCATAAGACAGCTTGTGAGAAAGAAAACATGGAGATTGTATGTGATGAAGATGGTGTAATTGAAATACTGATGGCAAACTATGGACGACTTGACACACAAACATGCCCCAGACGACGTGTAACCACTGTACAGGATACAAACTGTCGAGCTGATTCTTCCTATGAAGTTGTTGCTGACAG ATGCAATGGTCAGTCACGGTGTAGAGTCCCAGTTAATAATGGTATATTTCAGGGTGATCCCTGCCCTGGAACTGTCAAATACCTAGAAGTCACTTATAGATGTGATCATGGACAAGCAA ATTCATCTCCAATCAAGTTTTCAACCTCCGCAACTATCAACCGAACGACATTGAATACAACACCCCGTACGCCAACAATGCAAGTAACCTCACATGGCATTTATACTAGTCCAACAGTACAAG ACATTGAAAAAGCACCTGAGAAATCAACcaccaaacaaacaacaactaATAGGAGTGGACTACATTGCCAAGCTGTCAGAAACAGGGATATTGATTGGCCGATGACAATAACAGGTGAAATCACGAGAGTGAAATGCCCAGATGGCTTGAATG GTACAGCATGGTGGAGCTGTGAAGGTATTCCTGCAAGATGGACTCCCTCTACGGGACCTAATCTTAGCCAATGTAAATCACCTTGGGTCACTGCCATGTACGAAAAG CTTCAAAGTATAGAAACCATTGATGATGTTATTGAAACTACTGATATCTTGGTAAGTGAGACAGATTCCAAGAAGAAATTATACGGAGGTGATGTTGTGAGATGTCTGGATATTATCAATCAATTACCAAAAATGTTGCCAGAATTACTGGAAAGTCTAGGTAGAGAGGAGAGGCTGGAATTTGTCACTGATACCATTCAG AGTATCACAGCCTCTGGTAGCAATTTATTAGCAATAGAACACACTAATGCTTGGAAGGATTTGCAAAATGAGTTAACACAGGAAGCTACTAAATTACTGACTGGAATGGAAAGTAATGGATTCCTATTGGCTGATGAATTACCAGAAGGCAGGAACACCCAAGCTAGTCAGAATATCT TAATGGAAGTGGAAAACTTTGATCAAGAGAAAAACAGTGAAGTGAAGTTTCCAAGGAAAAACTCCAAATCAACTAATGATGATTGGAAAATGGTTTCTGACTCAATTAGCCTACCTTATGAAAGTGTAAAAGCAAGAAGTGATAATG GAACTGCAAAGTTAGTCTTCTTGATATACAACCATATTGGTCAATTCTTGAATGGAGACAGTTTTGATGACAACACAACAGATAACGCAACTAGATTGGTGAATACCCGTGTCATCTCTGCATCTATCAACTCTATGCATTCTCCAACCAAATTAGCTGAACCAGCTATTATTGTATTTCAACATGAAAAT GCTAATAGAACTAATCCAGCGTGTTCTTTTTGGAACTATACTCTTGA tggtGAAGGTGAATGGTCAGAATATGGTTGTGAAACAGTAGAAAGCAATGAAACTCACACTGTTTGTGCATGCAGCCATCTTACTAATTTTGCTGTACTTGTGGATGTCCATGGCACAAAG GTATAA